The Myxococcales bacterium genome includes the window CGAGGGCAAGAAGTTCGATCCAAACGTGTTTGTGACCATGCGCTTGGCGCCTGATCAGCTGCCGTTTGCCAAGCAAGTCCAAATCGCGTGCGACACCGCTAAGCTCGGCGTTTCGCGCCTAACTGGCAAGCCGGCGCCGGAACACCCCGACACCGAGACGACCATCGCCGAGCTGGGGGCGCGCGTCAAATCCGTCATCGGCTATCTCAACGACTTCAAGCCCGCTGATTTCGCCAATGCCGCCACCGCCGTGATCACCCAGCCGCGCTGGGAAGGCAAAGTGATGACGGGTGCCGACTACATGGTTGAGTACGTGCTGCCGAATTTTTTCTTCCACGCCTCGCACACGTATGCCATCTTGCGCCACAACGGCGTGCCGCTTGGCAAAAAAGACTACCTCGGCGCGCTGTCGCAGCGCCAGCCCTAGCCTAATTGCCGGCGGCGCGCGACTCGACGCCTGACCGCCGTCGTCGCCACGCCTTGCCTGAGGCCAACCACATGGCCATCAACGCCACGATTGGGAAGAGCGCGCCGCCGCCGCTAGCTGAGGCCGCGCAGCCGCCGCCGCCCTTTGGCTCCGGCCCTGGACCCGGCGGCTCTGGTTCGTCGACGCCAAGATCATCGTCGCCGTTGTTCGGATCCGTCTCGCCGTCGTCGACGCGGCCGTTCTGATTGGCGTCTTCATCGCCGTCGTCGACGCCGCCGCCATCGCTATCCGCCTCAATCGGCGACGTCTGGGTCGACGGATCCGCATCAGCGACAAAATTTCCTGCCGTAGCATTGGTATCGGCATGGGCCGTGGTGATTCCAACCTCGGTCCCATCAGCCAGGCCGTCGTTGTCGCTGTCGGCATCGAGCGCGTTCACGAGGTCATCGCCGTCGAAGTCGTCGCAAGGCGATGCTTCATCACCATCGAGGACGCCATCGTCGTCGCTGTCGGCATCGTCGGTCGCCGTGGCGCAGGCAAGTTCTTGCACGTCGGGTAGGCCATCGTCATCGCGGTCGGGAATTTCAAAGTCGTCGAGGCCCGCAACAGGGTTGGTCTCGCCGACATCCACGCGACCATTGTGATTGGCGTCTTCCTGCCCATCGCCAATGCCGCCGTTATCGCTGTCGGCCGTCAGCACGCCTGAGCGCGTGCTCGGATCGGCGTCGGCCACATAGTAGCCTGCCGCCACATCCGTATCGGTGCTCGCCGCGATCAGGCCAAACTCGAGACCATCAAACAGCCCGTCGTCATCGCTGTCTGGATCGAGCGCGTTGATCAAGCCATCGCCGTCGCTATCTACGTTGGCGTTAGGCTCGAGGCCATCGATGATGCCATCATCGTCGCTATCGCCATCAAACGGATCCGTGCCGATAAAGATCTCTTCCGTGTCCGAGAGGCCATCGCTGTCGGCATCGACGATGCCGGTGTCGTCGGCGCCATTATTGGGATCGGTCTCGCCGGCGTCATAGGAGCCGTTGTAGTTGCTGTCCTCGGCGCCGTCCGGAGTGCCGCCATTGTCGCTGTCGGCGTTGCGAGGGTTGGTCGTGGTGCTTGGATCCGCATCGGCAATAAACGTGCCTCGGCTCATGTCGGTACCGGCATGTGGCGCGGTGCGGCCGAGCTCCGTGCCGTCAAAGAGGCGATCGTTGTCGCTATCAGGGTCAAGGGCGTTGATCGCGCCGTCGCCGTCGGTGTCTTGGTTGTAGCCGGGCTCGCTGCCGTCGACGACGCCATCATCGTCGCTATCGGCGTCGTTGGGCTTAGTGCCGATAAGGGTTTCGGCCGCGTCGGACAGGCCATCGCCATCCGCATCGCCAAGATCGCAGGCATCGCCTTGGCCGTCGGCATCGGCGTCACTTTGCGCGGGGTTGAAGTTGATGGCGCAGTTGTCGGCGGCATCGAGCAGGCCGTCGCCGTCATCGTCGGCGTCACAGACGTTGCCTGCGCCGTCGCCGTCGGTATCAAGCTGGTTGCTGTTGGCGGCCAGCGGGCAATTGTCGAGCGCATCGGCGGCGCCGTCGTTGTCGTCGTCGGGGTCGCAGATGTTGCCTAGGCCGTCGCCATCGCTATTTAGCTGATCGGGGTTGGCCACCGTTGGGCAGTTGTCGAGCGCATCTTGGATGCCATCGAGATCGACGTCGGGCACGCACACCGTCGGCTCACCGCCGCAGATCCAACCGGGCTCGATCGTGCAGCTCGCAGAACAACCGTCTCCGCCTTGGGCGTCGCCGTCGTCACAGACCTCGGCGCCATCAATCGAACCATCGCTACAG containing:
- a CDS encoding DUF1993 domain-containing protein, whose product is MYAHLNNQFKKTLGQMDIWLARATEYAEGKKFDPNVFVTMRLAPDQLPFAKQVQIACDTAKLGVSRLTGKPAPEHPDTETTIAELGARVKSVIGYLNDFKPADFANAATAVITQPRWEGKVMTGADYMVEYVLPNFFFHASHTYAILRHNGVPLGKKDYLGALSQRQP